In the genome of Coregonus clupeaformis isolate EN_2021a unplaced genomic scaffold, ASM2061545v1 scaf1225, whole genome shotgun sequence, one region contains:
- the lysmd2 gene encoding lysM and putative peptidoglycan-binding domain-containing protein 2 isoform X2: MAEYSPVLPMRDGGARFGLGQPIFPRSRSGSESDSELSQSLARTKIRSYGSTASVAASLGEKYIEHRVTDSDTLQGIALKYEVTMEQIKRTNKLFSNDCIFLRNTLNIPVVSEKTSPFNGLSLESPDGEPQDQDFNPLCVGQDRDRDTEEDPSLPLAPGPGEKDSSSSKRPQPEELSAQDFLHRLDLQIKQSKQAARRLKEEEVRRVSPLS; this comes from the exons ATGGCGGAGTACTCGCCTGTCCTGCCGATGAGGGATGGTGGAGCGAGGTTTGGCCTTGGACAGCCCATCTTTCCTCGCTCCCGGTCCGGTTCTGAATCCGATAGTGAACTGTCACAGAGCCTGGCCCGAACCAAGATCCGGTCGTACGGGAGTACGGCTAGCGTCGCGGCTTCTCTCGGCGAGAAATACATAGAGCATCGGGTGACAGACAGCGACACTTTGCAAGGGATAGCCCTCAAATACGAAGTAACG ATGGAGCAGATTAAGAGGACCAACAAGCTGTTCAGTAACGACTGTATCTTTCTGCGTAACACCCTCAACATCCCTGTCGTCTCAGAGAAGACCTCTCCCTTCAACGGCCTGTCTCTAGAGTCCCCCGACggagagccccaggaccaggactTCAACCCCCTGTGTGTGGggcaggacagggacagggacactgaggaggacCCCTCGCTGCCCCTGGCCCCTGGCCCCGGGGAAAAGGACAGTAGTAGTTCTAAACGGCCCCAGCCAGAAGAGCTGTCAGCTCAAGACTTCCTCCACAGACTGGACTTGCAGATTAAACAGTCAAAGCAGGCAGCACGCAGGCTCAAAGAAGAGGAAGTGAG ACGTGTTAGCCCGCTGAGCTAA
- the lysmd2 gene encoding lysM and putative peptidoglycan-binding domain-containing protein 2 isoform X1: MAEYSPVLPMRDGGARFGLGQPIFPRSRSGSESDSELSQSLARTKIRSYGSTASVAASLGEKYIEHRVTDSDTLQGIALKYEVTMEQIKRTNKLFSNDCIFLRNTLNIPVVSEKTSPFNGLSLESPDGEPQDQDFNPLCVGQDRDRDTEEDPSLPLAPGPGEKDSSSSKRPQPEELSAQDFLHRLDLQIKQSKQAARRLKEEEVRDSEEEYTLPVSSYQEI, translated from the exons ATGGCGGAGTACTCGCCTGTCCTGCCGATGAGGGATGGTGGAGCGAGGTTTGGCCTTGGACAGCCCATCTTTCCTCGCTCCCGGTCCGGTTCTGAATCCGATAGTGAACTGTCACAGAGCCTGGCCCGAACCAAGATCCGGTCGTACGGGAGTACGGCTAGCGTCGCGGCTTCTCTCGGCGAGAAATACATAGAGCATCGGGTGACAGACAGCGACACTTTGCAAGGGATAGCCCTCAAATACGAAGTAACG ATGGAGCAGATTAAGAGGACCAACAAGCTGTTCAGTAACGACTGTATCTTTCTGCGTAACACCCTCAACATCCCTGTCGTCTCAGAGAAGACCTCTCCCTTCAACGGCCTGTCTCTAGAGTCCCCCGACggagagccccaggaccaggactTCAACCCCCTGTGTGTGGggcaggacagggacagggacactgaggaggacCCCTCGCTGCCCCTGGCCCCTGGCCCCGGGGAAAAGGACAGTAGTAGTTCTAAACGGCCCCAGCCAGAAGAGCTGTCAGCTCAAGACTTCCTCCACAGACTGGACTTGCAGATTAAACAGTCAAAGCAGGCAGCACGCAGGCTCAAAGAAGAGGAAGTGAG GGACAGTGAAGAGGAATACACACTTCCTGTTTCATCATACCAGGAGATCTAA